The Wansuia hejianensis genomic interval GAGAAACAGAGGAAAAGGGAACTGCTTCGCAATCTTTGTACTGGGTCAGGGGCAGCGAGGCAAACTCAAAGGGTTCCCGCCCTCTGTAGAGGATGGAAGGATAAAAGTCTCCGTTTTTCACGTCCTCGATCATACGGCTGAAGGTGTGGTAGAGGTGGAGTCTTGCGGTTTCTCCGCAGGCACCGGTAGGAAGACCGCCGTCGATGGAAGCGCGGTAACATAACTCTTCGGCCATTAAAGGCGAAAAACCAGTCAGAGTAGTATAGATGGCCTTAGCCGTGGTACAGGGCCTTGTGAAAACAGTCTGATAGAAGCGTTCTTCCGTGATTTCCAGAGGATCTTCCTTCTCCTGGGTGCGGGGGATGAAATAGTCCCTGCCGGGAAGAACCTCTCTGACAGAGCTCATGTTCAGTGAAACGTGTTTGATTGCATCCAGAATTTTATCATCCTCTGTGCAGAAGATGATGTTACTGTGCTTGCCCATGATTTCCACGATCAGTTTTTTGCAGCAAAGATCCCCCAGCTCATTCCGGTGTTCAATCGTGAATATGAGTATCCGTTCCAGTCCGGGCTGTACCACGGAGAGAATTTTCCCACTGCCGATATGCTTCCTCAGAAGCATGCAGAAATTGGGGGCTGTCATGGGACTCTGCTTGTTCTGCTCCGTCAGATAGGCCAGAGGCAGAGAGGCGCTGGCTGACAGCAGCAGACGGTGCTGGTCCCTGTTGTTTTTCACAGTAATCAGAAGCTCATCGGCTTCTGGCTGGGCAATTTTTGTAATCCGCCCCCCGGTCAGGGCCTGATCCAGTTCTTTCCTTATATTAGCAATGGTAATTCCATCAAAAGCCATAGACGTACTCCTTATATGAATGAATTTGACTTCAGTATAACACATAATCGAAAAAAGTCATCTGAATATTCTCTGAATATTGTATGAATATGCCGGAAAAAGCATTTGACGCGGCTATTGGAATAGCTTATAATATACGGTGAATTTATATGGGCTTACCCATGGAGGCGAGGAACTGAATGATTAAAAGTATGACAGGCTTCGGCAGGGCAGAGCTGCAGGACGCCGATAAGAAGATTACAGTAGAGATAAAATCGGTGAACCACCGATATCTGGACTTCAATATAAAAATGCCGAAAAAGTTCAGCTTTTTCGAAGCCGGAATCCGCACTGTTCTGAAGAATTACATGCAGCGCGGAAAAATTGATGTTTTTATCGCATACGAAGATTTTACGCAGACCAAAGTATCGCTGAAATATAATGAGGAACTGGCACGCCAGTATATGGATTACTGTGCGCAGATGGAAAAGCAGTTCCTGCTGGTGAATGACATGACGGTTGGCAGGCTGGCCCGCTGTCCGGAAGTGTTCACCATGGAGGAGCAGCCGGTGGATGAAGAGGAACTTTGGATATCGCTGGAAAAGGCGCTCAGGACAGCTGGTGAAAATTTTGCGGAATCCAGAACCAGAGAGGGCGAATCCCTCAGAACAGATCTGGTCGGCAAGCTGGAGCGGATGGATGCGGATGTGGATCAGATTGTCAGCCGTTCACCAGGTATCCTGGAAGAATATAAGGAACGCCTGAAGCAGAGGACGAGAGAGCTGTTGGAGGATGCACAGATCGAGGAGAGCAGAATTGCTGCTGAAGTGGTACTTTTCGCAGATAAAATCTGTACAGATGAAGAAACTGTGCGCCTGAAGAGCCATATTACCAATATGAAACAGGCGTTGACGGACGGTAATGGAGTCGGAAGGAAACTGGATTTTATCGCTCAGGAAATGAACAGAGAAGCGAATACGATCTTATCCAAGGCCAATGATCTGGCCACTTCAGAGATTGCCATCGAACTGAAGACGGAAATCGAAAAGGTACGTGAACAGATTCAGAACATTGAATAGGAGATAGAATTGGCAAAGCTTGTGAATATCGGTTTTGGAAATGTGGTAAATTCTGAAAAGCTTCTGGCAGTGGTAAGCCCTGACGCGGCCCCTATCAAGCGCCTGGTGACAAAGGCGAAGGAAGAGGGGATGGTCATTGACGCGACTCAGGGCCGGAGGACAAAGGCGGTTGTGGTCCTCGAGGGGGGACGGATCCTGTTATCGGCCCTTCAGCCTGAGACTATCAGCCGGAGATTTAATTCAGATTACCTTGTGAATCCTGATTCCATGGTGAGGGATGAAAAAGAAGAATCGGAGGCAGACGATGAGTGAGGGGATTTTAGTAGCTGTGTCCGGTTTCTCCGGAGCCGGCAAGGGCACGTTGATGAAGGAGCTGTTGAAAAAGTACGATCAGTATGCGCTTTCCATTTCTGCGACTACCAGACAGCCGAGGCCGGGTGAACGGGATGGTGTGGAGTATTTTTTTAAGACTTCGGAAGAATTCCGGAAGATGATTGCGGAGGAGGCATTTATTGAATATGCCCGGTATGTGGACAATTATTACGGTACTCCCAGGTCCTATGTAGAGGAGCAGCTGGCGGCCGGCAAGGACGTCATCCTGGAGATTGAGATACAGGGTGCGCTGGAAGTCAAAAGGAAGCGGCCGGATACACTGCTGTTGTTCGTGACGCCTCCCAGTGCCGGGGAGCTGGAACGCCGGCTGGTGGGACGGGGGACGGAGACTATGGAAGTCATACAGTCCCGGCTTTCCAGGGCAGTGGAAGAGTCCAAGGGAATGGGCGGTTATGATTATATCGTGATTAACGATGTACTGGAGGACTGTGTGGAGCAGATGCACCAGATTATCTGTTCGCAGCGCCAGTCGGCCTCCCACCAGATTGAATTTATATCGCAGATACAGAAAGAATTAAAGGATAGAGAGGAGAATTGAAGATGATACATCCGTCTTACAAAGAATTGATTGAGGTAATTAATAACGGACAGGACATGGATGAGGCCCCGCTGGTTACCAGCAGGTATTCCATTGTACTTGCCACCAGTAAACGGGCGCGCCAGCTGATTGCAGGAGCGGAACCGCTGGTGAAGACGAGGGGCAAGAAAGCGCTGTCTGTGGCAGTGGATGAGCTATATAAAGGCAAGGTTAATATTCTTCCATCCGAGGAAGAGGAGTAAGTGATAACGGCGGGATTAACGGGTGGGGCTGTTTTTGGCAGCCCTGCCTGAATTTATACCCGCAGGGCACCCCGCAATACATGCCCTGTTTGTATACCCACAATACATGCGGTTTAGCGGAGCACGGCTGGAGGAAAGCGTGATGCAGATTTTATTTATTTCCCTGGGATGCGACAAGAATCTTGTGGACACCGAACATATGCTGGGAAAACTGGCCGGGCACGGCTATGAGATGACAGACGATGAGGAACAGGCTGATATTATTATCATTAATACCTGCTGTTTTATTCATGACGCCAAAGAAGAGAGTATTTCTAACATACTGGAGATGGCGGAATACCGGAAGAGCGGAAGCTGCCGCGCCCTGATTGTGACTGGGTGCATGGCACAACGCTACCGGCAGGAGATCCTGGATGAGATCCCTGAAGTGGACGCTGTCCTGGGTACGAACAGTTTTGATAAAATCGCGGAGGCGATAGAAGAGGCCCTGGGCGGTAAGAGAAGCCTGATTCTGGATTCACTGGAAGGCATCCCGCAGACAGAAGGAAAGAGGGTCATGACTACCGGGGGCCATTACGAATATCTGAAGATAGCGGAAGGATGCGACAAGCATTGCACCTACTGCATCATCCCGAAGCTTCGGGGCAGCTACCGGAGCGTGCCTATGGAAGAGCTGATGCGTGAGGCAGAACAGATGGCTGATGACGGGGTGAAGGAGCTGATCCTGGTAGCACAGGAAACGACGGTCTACGGGAAAGACCTGTATGGGAAAAAGTCGCTCCATGTGCTGCTGAGGAAGCTGTGTGGAATTCCCGGCATCTGCTGGATACGGATTTTGTATTGTTATCCGGAAGAGATTTATCCGGAACTGATCCGTGTGATGAAGGAGGAGCCTAAGATCTGCCACTATCTGGATCTGCCGATTCAACATGGCAATGATGAAATTTTGAAGAGAATGGGGCGCAGGACCTCCAAGGCAGAATTGAAGGCCATCGTCCGGAATCTCCGGGAACATATGCCGGATATCATTCTGCGGACTACTCTGATCACAGGATTCCCGGGAGAGACAGAAGAGCAGCATCAGGAGCTGATGGAGTTTGTGGACGAGATGGAGTTTGACCGCCTGGGAGTATTCACCTATTCGCCGGAGGAAGATACGCCGGCGGCGCTGATGGAGCAGCAGATTAATGAGGATATAAAGGCGAGGCGGCAGGATGAACTGTTGTCGCTTCAGCAGGAAATCTCTCTGGAGCTGGGTGAACAGAAGATCGGACAGTTGCTGGATGTTCTGATTGAGGGGTATGTGGCCGATGAGAATGCATATGTAGGGCGTACCTACGGAGATGCTCCAGGCGTTGACGGATATTTTTTTGTCAATACGGAGGAAACTTTGAATTCCGGCGATCTGGTGCGCGCGCGGGTGACCGGAGCCTTAGAATATGATTTGATTGGAGTAGTTGAAGATGAATTTACCGAATAAACTGACGATATTCAGGATGATTTTAATCCCTTTTTTTGTGGTTTTTATGAAAGTGCCTGTGGGCGGCGGGGAAATCCACCGTTACATTGCATTGGTGGTATTTGTGGTGGCAAGCCTGACGGATTCCCTGGACGGGTATATCGCCAGGAGAGACAATCTGGTTACGGATTTTGGGAAATTTATGGACCCTCTGGCGGATAAGCTGCTGGTCTGCGCGGCAATGATCTGTCTGATTGATACGGACCAGCTGCCCTCCTGGGTGGTGATTGTAATTATTTCCAGAGAATTTATTATCAGTGGCTTCCGGCTGATTGCAGCGGATAACGGGATTGTGATCGCCGCAAGCAAATGGGGCAAGTTAAAGACCATCTGCCAGATGGTGATGATCATCCTGCTTCTGGTGAACTTGGGGGGAGACGTGGCCCATGTGCTTGAGCAGGTTCTCATCTATCTGGCTCTGGCCCTGACTGTCATATCGCTGATTGATTATCTGTGCAAAAACAAACAGGTGATGAGCAGCCAGAAATAGGAGGCAGAGGAAGCCATGTACTGTGAGAAATATAAGAAAAGCCTGGAAGAGCAGACGGTGGATGCTCTCCTGGGCAGAAATTGGGAAATCACCACAGTAGAATCCTGCACGGGCGGCGCGGTGGCTGCTCGGATCGTCAATGTGCCCGGCGCATCGGACGTGCTGAAAGAGGGGTATATCACCTATTGTGATGCAGCAAAGATGAAACTGGCAGGCGTGCGCCGGGAAACCCTGGAAGCATATACCGCCGTCAGCCGACAGACCGCAGAAGAGATGGCGCTGGGAGGCATCCGCGCGTCCGGTGCCGATGTGGCTCTGGCGGTGACAGGGCTGGCCGGGCCGGGGGGAGGAACAGAAGAACGTCCGGTAGGCCTTGTGTATGTGGGATGTGCCGTTCATGAACGTGTGACAGTAAAAGAGCTTCATCTGAAGGGCAGCCGGAGGGAAATCAGGGATCAGGCGGCAGACGAAGCGCTGAAGCTGGCGCTGGAATGTATACTCCGGAGTATCCCGTAACGCATGCCTACTTCTTCATCATTTTCATGATCTGCATCATCTGGTCTATTTTGGCCGCTTCTTCCCGGCTTTTTCCGGATTTCAACACCTCAACAATCACATCCATTTCGTCTCTTGAGAACTGAGTGCCATTTTTTTGTGAGGAAGAAGCTGCTGCCATCAGAAATGGCAGCAGCTCTTTCTGGCTTTTTTGGCTTCCCTGGGATGCCAGGGACTGAAGCATTGCGAGTTTGGCAGGGTCGATTCCTGCAAGGTTCGGGTTATTCATCCAATCAGAATCCATAGTTGTCACTCCTTATTTAGTTCAGTTTCATTCTGCATCGCCTGGAACATCTGCATGGCAGCCAGAGCGGATGTCATATTTTCAAGGTTTGCCTTTGTCTCCCCCACTGCAAACTGGCTGATTTCAGAGAGTATATCAAAAGCTGACGGCTTTGGCGTATCCGCGGTGGACATGGCCTGCATGTCGGGCGCCTGGGGAAATAAATTCATGGCATTCCTCAGCTCCTGCATTTTAGACCATATGGACAAGAATTTCTGCATGGAGGGAGGCGCATAGGGCACCGCAGCTTTTAATACCTGAAGGGACTCACTGGACAGCATCTGATCCAGAGGCGTCATTTTAAAGTTTTCATTTTCATTCATTGGCAGGCCTCATAAGCTGTTTCTTTATCCTATGACGTCCCGGGCAGGAATATGACCCTTCTTGTAAATTTCGCATATGATACATTGTGGCGTAAATCGCCCAGGGGATATACGCCAAAGTATCTTTATGAAAGGAAGTAAACGTGATGGAGGAAAAGAAAGAAAAGCTGATTGTCAGCGGAAACGCCTTTTATGAAATAGACATGGACTGCATAAGGAAAAAAGAGGCGGAGGAAAAGAGAAGAGAAGAAGAGTATAAGCCGGAAAACAGAAAAGAAAACTAGATAAAAGAAGGGCCGCCGCCAAAGCGGCGGCAGCCCATTTGCATGCTGTCAGATATTAGCATCCACCACAGCAGCACAGAAGCAGGATAATTAACAGGCAGCTGTTGTTTCCGCCGCCAAAGACGTTACCGCATCCGCAGTCCGAATTGCCGTTTCCACAGCAGGAGAGCAGGAGCAGAATCCAGATGATGTTGCAGCAGCCGTTGCCAGAGCTAAGGAAGTTACCTCCGTTACCGCATCCACATCCGCTGTCGCATCCGTTATCACATCCGCATCCACAATTTGTAGCAGCTAAATCACTCATGTTAAATCCTCCAGGAAATTTTATTTACACTTTAGGATATGTAGCTGTGTTACTTTTGGTGAATAGATTATGAGGTCATCAGTGAAAGAAAAGTCTGATACAGGTCCAGAGTGCCATACCCCCATTCGCGGTTTGGATATAAAAGATCCTCCCGGCGGTCTGTTCCTCTGATCAGATAAATCTTCGTGGTATAGGCGGTGAGATAGTTCTCGGGAAAGCGCCGGGCGTCCCATTCCATGAGAAGAGCGGCGGCGCCGGCTGTGATGGCGGCGGCAGCGCTGGAACCTGTGAATGGAACGAAGGAGCCGGTGGGACCGGGCGCGGTCAGGGCCACGCCCGGAGCTGCCAGGTCAGGCTTTAGGCCTCCGGTCCGGGTATAACCCCGGCTGGAATGAAGATACAGGCTGCCGTCCAGTGAGTTATAGGTGCTGACAGAGATTGCCGGTTCAGCGTCAGAAGGCGTTGTTAATGTAGTATAGGGATTGGGAGAAAGAAAGGTTATGTCCGGATCGGAAAAGCCATACATGGGAAGCCAGATGTTGAAGGCAGGTTCC includes:
- the rimO gene encoding 30S ribosomal protein S12 methylthiotransferase RimO encodes the protein MQILFISLGCDKNLVDTEHMLGKLAGHGYEMTDDEEQADIIIINTCCFIHDAKEESISNILEMAEYRKSGSCRALIVTGCMAQRYRQEILDEIPEVDAVLGTNSFDKIAEAIEEALGGKRSLILDSLEGIPQTEGKRVMTTGGHYEYLKIAEGCDKHCTYCIIPKLRGSYRSVPMEELMREAEQMADDGVKELILVAQETTVYGKDLYGKKSLHVLLRKLCGIPGICWIRILYCYPEEIYPELIRVMKEEPKICHYLDLPIQHGNDEILKRMGRRTSKAELKAIVRNLREHMPDIILRTTLITGFPGETEEQHQELMEFVDEMEFDRLGVFTYSPEEDTPAALMEQQINEDIKARRQDELLSLQQEISLELGEQKIGQLLDVLIEGYVADENAYVGRTYGDAPGVDGYFFVNTEETLNSGDLVRARVTGALEYDLIGVVEDEFTE
- the pgsA gene encoding CDP-diacylglycerol--glycerol-3-phosphate 3-phosphatidyltransferase, producing MNLPNKLTIFRMILIPFFVVFMKVPVGGGEIHRYIALVVFVVASLTDSLDGYIARRDNLVTDFGKFMDPLADKLLVCAAMICLIDTDQLPSWVVIVIISREFIISGFRLIAADNGIVIAASKWGKLKTICQMVMIILLLVNLGGDVAHVLEQVLIYLALALTVISLIDYLCKNKQVMSSQK
- a CDS encoding DUF370 domain-containing protein encodes the protein MAKLVNIGFGNVVNSEKLLAVVSPDAAPIKRLVTKAKEEGMVIDATQGRRTKAVVVLEGGRILLSALQPETISRRFNSDYLVNPDSMVRDEKEESEADDE
- a CDS encoding chorion class high-cysteine HCB protein 13 translates to MSDLAATNCGCGCDNGCDSGCGCGNGGNFLSSGNGCCNIIWILLLLSCCGNGNSDCGCGNVFGGGNNSCLLIILLLCCCGGC
- a CDS encoding YicC/YloC family endoribonuclease; its protein translation is MIKSMTGFGRAELQDADKKITVEIKSVNHRYLDFNIKMPKKFSFFEAGIRTVLKNYMQRGKIDVFIAYEDFTQTKVSLKYNEELARQYMDYCAQMEKQFLLVNDMTVGRLARCPEVFTMEEQPVDEEELWISLEKALRTAGENFAESRTREGESLRTDLVGKLERMDADVDQIVSRSPGILEEYKERLKQRTRELLEDAQIEESRIAAEVVLFADKICTDEETVRLKSHITNMKQALTDGNGVGRKLDFIAQEMNREANTILSKANDLATSEIAIELKTEIEKVREQIQNIE
- the rpoZ gene encoding DNA-directed RNA polymerase subunit omega gives rise to the protein MIHPSYKELIEVINNGQDMDEAPLVTSRYSIVLATSKRARQLIAGAEPLVKTRGKKALSVAVDELYKGKVNILPSEEEE
- a CDS encoding CinA family protein — its product is MYCEKYKKSLEEQTVDALLGRNWEITTVESCTGGAVAARIVNVPGASDVLKEGYITYCDAAKMKLAGVRRETLEAYTAVSRQTAEEMALGGIRASGADVALAVTGLAGPGGGTEERPVGLVYVGCAVHERVTVKELHLKGSRREIRDQAADEALKLALECILRSIP
- the gmk gene encoding guanylate kinase, which produces MSEGILVAVSGFSGAGKGTLMKELLKKYDQYALSISATTRQPRPGERDGVEYFFKTSEEFRKMIAEEAFIEYARYVDNYYGTPRSYVEEQLAAGKDVILEIEIQGALEVKRKRPDTLLLFVTPPSAGELERRLVGRGTETMEVIQSRLSRAVEESKGMGGYDYIVINDVLEDCVEQMHQIICSQRQSASHQIEFISQIQKELKDREEN